Below is a genomic region from Pleomorphomonas sp. T1.2MG-36.
CTTGCGGACGTCGGTGTCGAACGGCATCGCCGACGCGGTGGCCGACCTGTTCGGCCGCCTCAGGGCCAACCCCGTGGCCCCGCCGCTGGAGGAATCGGCGCGGCAGCGCCGGGCGATGGACGAACTGATCGGCAAGTCGCCGATGTCGGTGTGGATGGACCTGATCCAGAACTACCACGACGGCACCGCCCAGCACTGCGCGCTCGTCTCCGGATACACGCTCGCCTTCGCGCGGGCGCTCGGCGCCGGCGAGCTGCAGACCGGCCGCCTGTTCGATGCCGCGTTTTTCCACGATGTCGGCAAGGCGATGACGCCGCTCGAAGTCCTCGACAAGCCGGGCGCGCTCGACCCGGACGAGTGGGAGATCATGAAACGGCATGTCGTCCACGGCTACGACATCCTCTCCCGCGACCCGCACACCAGCGGCGAGATCGCCCGCGTCGCCCGCGATCATCACGAGTATCTTGACGGCTCGGGTTACCCTCGGGGGCTCCGTGCCGGCGATATCGACGACATCACCCGCATCATCACCATCTGCGACATCTTCGCGGCCTTGACCGAGAAGCGGGCCTACAAGCCGCCCAAACCGACTGAGGAAGCCTACTCGATCCTGTTGTCGATGGCCGGCACGAAGCTCGATCCGGATCTGGTGCGCGTGTTCGAGAAGGTGGTCGCCGAAAGCGACGGCGGCCAGCGGCCCGTCAAGTCGGCCGCCTGACGGGGCGAGGCACGAGACACAGAAGGGTTGTTCGATCCGACCGGGAAGACGAGATGCTGAACCTCAGGGCGCTCATTGTCGATGATTCCGCGATCGTCCGTGCGCAGTTGCGCACCGAGATCCGGGAGGTCGTGCCGGATTGCCATGTGTTCGAGGTCGAGGGCGTGCTCGAAGCCGGGCGGTTCCTGTTGCGGGGCGTGCCCGACGTCCTGTTTCTCGATCTCAACATGCCCAACATCAACGGCATAGAGCTGTTGAAGAGGTTCGATGCCGTACTCGCCGGTCGCCGCCCGCCCATCGTGGTCTCCATTTCGACCGACACGAGGCCGGCCACCATCGAGGCCTTGAAGGAGCGCGGCGCCTATGCCCTGCTGCCCAAGCCGTTCGACAAGTCGAAGGTGGCGATGCTGCTGCTGCGCATCGTCAAGATGGTTCAGTCGCGCCGCGTGCTGATCGTCGACGACAGCGCCACCGTTCGCTCGGTGGTCAAGCGCATCGTCAAGCACAGCCGGTTCAAGCTCGACGTCGAGGAGGCCGCCAGCGGCGCCGACGCCATCCGCCTGTTTCGGAGCGGCGACTTCGACCTCGCCTTCATCGACGTGGGGATGCCCGGCATCGACGGCCTCGAGGCGGCGGGCGAGATCCTCTACTCGTCCGGCGACGCGCATGTCGTGCTGATGTCCGGCAAGGACGACGAGGCGATCCGCCGGGCGGCATCGCACATCGGCGTGGATTTCTTCCTCAAGAAGCCCTTCTACGCGCGGGATGTCGATGAGGTCCTGCACAGCCTCTACAGCGTGGCCGAAACGGAGTTCGTTGCAACGCGCGAGTCCGAGGTGTTCGACGAGCCCGAGACCAACATTCTGCGGCTGCCCTGACGCCCCTGGAAGGCTGCCTTCGACATCCGGCTTCGGCTTCGCACAAGCTCGTTGAGCAAAGATCACAGGGTAATATTTATCTAGGGTAAATTAAGCATTCTTCTATAAATTCTTGCTAGCGTTAAGGGTCTTTACAGAGGAAGCGATATGAACCGCCTGACAGTAAGTCTCACGCTGAGAATAACCATCGCCGTGCTCGTGGCCGGCATTTTGGTCCAGTTGGGGATCGGTGCCTGGACTTCTTGGCAGAGCACTCGGACGGCGGCTCGCATCGAAACGGTTTCTCGCGCCACGGCGCAGATGTTCCAGGCTCTGCCGAACCTCAGGATCGACCGCAGCAGCACCGTCCGGGCCATCAAGGCCACCGAAGGGCTGGATGGCTTCGTCAAGCAGGTCCGCGATGCCCGGAGCGCCGAGATGCCGGCCATCGAGGCGGCGATCGCCACGCTCGAAGGCGCCGACCTGCCCGACGGCGCGCAGCTCGCCAAGGCGCTTCGCGGCGCCCTCGACACGCTCAAGGCGCTTCAGGCCAAGACCGAGGACGCCTTCAAGCAGGACAAGGCCAGCCGTCAGGCTTCGCTTGCCGACGACTATACCAAGGCCGCCACGGCGATGATCGACCAGCTGTCTTCGGCGTCCTCCCGGATTGCCGAGGAGGTCCGGTTGGCCGATGGGCTGATCGATCGGCTGCTCGACATCAAGGCGCTCGCCTGGGTGATGCGCAACACGGCCGGCGACGCGTCCGGCCTGACCGCCAACGCCCTCGGGCCGATCGGCGTTCCCGACAACGTGCTCGAGACCTATTTCACGCACATGGCGTCCGCCCAGGTGGCGTTCAAGTCCATCAAGGACATGGCGTCCGGCGTCGATCTGCCGCCGGCCTTTGCCGAGGCAGTTGCCGCCGCCGACCGCGACTATTTCACCTCCGGCGCCATCGAGCGGCAGACCAAGCTGCTTCAGACGATCATCGCCGGCGAGAAGGCCGACACCGACACGCTGGGCTGGAGCAACTACAACGCGCCCCGGCTGATGTCCCTGCTCAACGTCGCCAATGTGGCGCTGTCCATCGCCGAGACCAAGGCGGTCGAGGCCAATACGGCGGCGACGCTGTCGCTGTGGACCAACCTCGGCCTGTTCGTCGGCGCGCTGGCGCTGGCCATCGGCATCGCCATCGTGGTGCAGCGGCGCATCATCCATCCGCTCGGCGTCATCGGCGAGCGCATGATGGCGCTGTCGCGGGGCGAGTTCTCGATCGAGGCTCCCTACACGGAGCGCGGCGACGAGATCGGCGCGCTCGGCAAGACCATGGCGGTGTTCCGCGACAGCATGCAGGAGACCGAGAGGCTGCGCGCCGAGAGGGCCGATCAGGAGCGGCTCGACCAGGAGCGTCGCGCCGCGGACATGAACGCGCTGGCGCTGCGTTTCGACGAGGCGGTGGGCGACATCGTCACCATGGTGGCCTCGGCCTCCACCGAGTTGCAACTGTCGGCCAAGTCGCTGACCTCGCTGGCCGACTCGACCCAGAACCAGTCCGCCTCGGTGGCCGCCGCCGCCGAGCAGGCGTCGGCCAACGTCGCCTCCGTGGCGTCGGCGACCGAGGAGTTGTCGTCGTCGGTGTCGGAAATCGCCCGGCAGGTGGAAAGGTCGTCGGAGATCGCCTCGAAGGCGGTGAGCGAGGCCGAACATACCAACGACATGGTCAAGGGGCTGGCCGCGGCGGCCGAAAAGATCGGCGCCGTCGTCGAGCTGATCAACTCGATCGCCGGGCAGACCAATCTCCTGGCGCTCAACGCCACCATCGAGGCGGCGCGGGCCGGCGAGGCGGGCAAGGGATTTGCCGTGGTCGCCGCCGAGGTCAAGCAGCTCGCCGACCAGACCGCCAAGGCGACGGCCGAGATCGGCGCGCAGATCGGCGCCATCCAGACGGCGACGACCGAGGCGGCGGACGCCATCCATGGCATCGGCAACACCATCGAGACCATGAACGACATCGCAAAATCGATCACCGGCGCGGTGGAGGGCCAGAACGCCGCCACGGTGGAGATCGCCCGCAACGTTCAGGAAGCGGCGATCGGAACGGGCACGGTGTCGCATAGCATCACCTCCGTCACCATGGCCGCCAGCGAATCGAGCGGCGCCGCCACCCAGGTGTTGGCCTCGGCTTCCGAGCTGAGCCGCAATGCCGAGCGGCTCCGGCACGAACTGGCAACCTTCCTCGGCTCGATCCGCGCCGCGTAAGCGGGCGGCTTGCCGCTATCCGGCGTCGTCCTCCGGCGAATGCGCCGAGGGGCAGCGCCGGTGCCATTCTCCGGCCCGAGGCGGCCGTGCACGCGGGGCGATCATCATGACGAGTGAAGGCCGGGCGCATTTCCGCGCCATATCGAGCATAACGCTCGGCGTCGCCGATCTCGCCCGCGCCCGCCGCTTCTACGATGCCCTGGGCCTTGTGGCCGACGCGGCATCGAACGACGACTATGTCATCTACACGCTCGACAATCTGAAGCTCTCGCTTTTCCCGAGGTCGCTCCTGGCCGGAGATGCCGAGGTTGCCGACGACGGTCATGGCTTCGACGGCATCACGTTCGCCCACGACTACCCGTCCGAAGCCGCCGTCGACGCGGCGATGGCACATGCGCTCGCGGCCGGCGCGGTGCTGCGTCGACCGGCTCGGACGGTGTTCTGGGGCGGCTATTCGGGCTTCGTCGCCGATCCGGACGGCCACCTGTGGGAGCTGGTGTACAACCCGTTCCTCTGAGAGCGTTGTGCGGAAAAGTGGGAAGCGGTTTTCCGCGAAAACAACGCGACAGCAAGAAGATAGAGCGTGCTGGCGAACCGGGCTTCGCCGGACACGCTCTAGAAAAAGACGCCCCTGCCGAGCCGGCCTCTGTTGCTGGTCGGCTTCAGCATGCCGGGGAAAGGCCACCTTCAACCCCTGAAGCGATCGGCCGAAAAATCAGGTCGACAAGCCAGCGGCCGCGTCTATTCTCGGCTCCCGAAACCGCCCCCGCCCGGGGCGCCGGCCGATGGCCGCTCTCGTGCAGATATCGGGGATCGATCCATGCGCTTTGCCTATGCCTTGCTCGCGCTGAGCTGTTCGACCGTGATGGCCGCCGCCGGAGATCTTCCGGCCTGCGACGACGCCTCGGTTCTCTCCACCCTGTCGGGCCGTCAGGCCTGGGCCGAGGCGCACACCTGGAAGGACGGCGTCACCATCGCCGCGCTCGACCGGATCGGCGAGCGGCGGCTGGTGACGGAGGGCTTCAGCGCCATCGACCGTCGCTATTGCGCCGCCCGCGCCGAGCTCACCTCGGCACGACCGACGGCGCTCTACTACGTGGTGTCGGCGGGCGAGGGCTTCGCCGGCTATGGCTGGAACGTCGAGTTCTGCCTGTCCGGCCACGACCCCTATTACGTCTATGGCGCCGACTGTCAGGTCCTGAAGTGACGGCTGTCGTCCGCCTGCTGCTGTTCTTCGTGGCCTTGTGGCCGGCCATCGCGGCGGCCGACCAGCCCGGCCGGTTCGATTTCTATGTCCTGTCGCTCTCCTGGTCGCCGAGCTATTGCGAGGCCGAGGGTGGCACGCGCGACGATGCGCAGTGCGAGCGTGGCCGCCGCTTCGGCTTCCTGGTGCACGGCCTCTGGCCGCAGCACGAACGCGGCTATCCCGCGGATTGTCCGACGCGCCTTGCCCCCAGCGAGGCCGACATCCGCTCCGTCTCCGACCTGATGCCGGCGCGCGGCCTCGTCCGCCACGAATGGCGCAAGCACGGCGCCTGTTCCGGCCTTTCGCCGGCCGACTATCTCAAGACGGTACGGGCGGCCCGGGAAGCGGTTCGCATTCCCGCCGCCTTTCGGCGGCTCGATAACTATGTCATGGTCTCTCCCGCCGAGGTGGAGGCGGCTTTCGTCGCCGCCAATCCGGGGCTCGGGCCCGATGGCGTCGCCGTTATCTGCGACGGCCGCCGTCTCCGGGAGGTTCGTGTCTGCTTGACGCGAGGCCTCGGTTTTCGCGCCTGCGAGGAGGTCGACAGGCGCGCCTGCCGCGCGAGCCGGGTGGTTCTGCCGCCGGTGAGGTGAGGCGATCGGGGGGGATATGTCGCGGCGGTTGGTTTTTGCAATGGCGTTCCTGGCACTCGCCTTCGGCGCGACGGTTGATGCGTCGGCGGCGATTTCCAAGCGGTTCGGTTCCGTGTCCGTCACCTGCGACGAGGGGCTTCATTGTGCGGCCAGCGTCCAGGCGGCCAACCCGGACAAGGCCAGCGTCTTCGTGCTGCAGCGCTCGCCGGAAAGCCGGGCGCGCTGGACGGTGTCGATCTCGACGCTGGGCGTGCTCGCCGATCGCGACCGCCCCGTGGCGCTCTCCGTCGACAATGGCGTCGACAGCACGCTCTACCCCGGTTCGGATTACGCGCCCTTCGTCCATCCGTCGGACTATTACATCGTGTCGCCCTCGGCGCTCGGGCGCCTGATGCTGCAGATCCAGCGCGGCCACACGCTGCGCTTTTCCTTCATCGACATTACCGGCGCGGCGCATACCGACCGCTTTCCGCTGGCCGGGCTGGCGGATGCGCTCAACGAGATCGATCGCCAGCAGGGCCGCATCCCCGGCGACCGGCGGGCCGGACCGCCAGTGGGGCTGCCAGAGGCGCCGGATGTCGACGTGGCCGCCCATCTTTCGGCGGCGGGCGTGCCGCCACGGCTTCTGGAGCTGCATCTCGCTTCAACCGCCTGCGAAGCGCCCGACGCGGCCGACCTCGCCGGCGCCGAGCCGCTGATCGGGCAGCTCGGCGAGACGGCGACGCTCTACGCCATCCCCTGCTACCGCAACGCCTCGGGCCTCGCCTCCCGCCTCTACCTCGTCGAAAGCGGCGAGATCGGCGGCATGAGCCCGCTCGTCTTCGCCGGCTTCTCCGACCGGCTCGGCTGGTATGGCGTCGACGTGCTGTTCGGCGTCGCCTACGACGCGGCCAGCCGCCGCCTGGACGCCGAGGGCGCCGACGACTACGGCTGCGCCTTCCGCGGCAGCTGGACCTACACCGATACCGCCTTCCGCCTCGATCGTCTGGCGGCCGCCACGAGTTGCGGCGCCTCGCCGTCGGGCTGGAAGGACGTCTACCCGGCACCTTGATCTTGGGACATTTGCCATGGCCGACCTGATCGTTCGCACCTCCCTGACCTCGCCCTTCGGCCGCAAGCCGCGTCTTGCCGCCTTCGTTCTCGGTCTTGCCGAGCGGGTCGAGGTGCAGGTGGCCGACTTCTTCGACGAGACGGACAGCCTCAGGACGCAGAACCCGCTCGGCAAGATTCCGACGCTGGTGCTTGCCGACGGTTCGACGCTGTACGACAGCCGCGTCATTCTCGAGTATTTCGACCACCTCGCCGGTGGCGGTCGCATCA
It encodes:
- a CDS encoding response regulator gives rise to the protein MLNLRALIVDDSAIVRAQLRTEIREVVPDCHVFEVEGVLEAGRFLLRGVPDVLFLDLNMPNINGIELLKRFDAVLAGRRPPIVVSISTDTRPATIEALKERGAYALLPKPFDKSKVAMLLLRIVKMVQSRRVLIVDDSATVRSVVKRIVKHSRFKLDVEEAASGADAIRLFRSGDFDLAFIDVGMPGIDGLEAAGEILYSSGDAHVVLMSGKDDEAIRRAASHIGVDFFLKKPFYARDVDEVLHSLYSVAETEFVATRESEVFDEPETNILRLP
- a CDS encoding HD-GYP domain-containing protein, with the protein product MGRSRVRILLAGEPRAEVDSHARDLLTQGFEARRVESLSAGSAGKQDIVVVAGKYQPSVHAPARIADLVGPLKSRAILFLSDMDPQSFSVFEQAGFSFINVTTDMSVKSLVGLIAQVDPHAVYQASKTAALRTSVSNGIADAVADLFGRLRANPVAPPLEESARQRRAMDELIGKSPMSVWMDLIQNYHDGTAQHCALVSGYTLAFARALGAGELQTGRLFDAAFFHDVGKAMTPLEVLDKPGALDPDEWEIMKRHVVHGYDILSRDPHTSGEIARVARDHHEYLDGSGYPRGLRAGDIDDITRIITICDIFAALTEKRAYKPPKPTEEAYSILLSMAGTKLDPDLVRVFEKVVAESDGGQRPVKSAA
- a CDS encoding ribonuclease T2, whose product is MTAVVRLLLFFVALWPAIAAADQPGRFDFYVLSLSWSPSYCEAEGGTRDDAQCERGRRFGFLVHGLWPQHERGYPADCPTRLAPSEADIRSVSDLMPARGLVRHEWRKHGACSGLSPADYLKTVRAAREAVRIPAAFRRLDNYVMVSPAEVEAAFVAANPGLGPDGVAVICDGRRLREVRVCLTRGLGFRACEEVDRRACRASRVVLPPVR
- a CDS encoding DUF1176 domain-containing protein, which gives rise to MAFLALAFGATVDASAAISKRFGSVSVTCDEGLHCAASVQAANPDKASVFVLQRSPESRARWTVSISTLGVLADRDRPVALSVDNGVDSTLYPGSDYAPFVHPSDYYIVSPSALGRLMLQIQRGHTLRFSFIDITGAAHTDRFPLAGLADALNEIDRQQGRIPGDRRAGPPVGLPEAPDVDVAAHLSAAGVPPRLLELHLASTACEAPDAADLAGAEPLIGQLGETATLYAIPCYRNASGLASRLYLVESGEIGGMSPLVFAGFSDRLGWYGVDVLFGVAYDAASRRLDAEGADDYGCAFRGSWTYTDTAFRLDRLAAATSCGASPSGWKDVYPAP
- a CDS encoding VOC family protein, with the translated sequence MTSEGRAHFRAISSITLGVADLARARRFYDALGLVADAASNDDYVIYTLDNLKLSLFPRSLLAGDAEVADDGHGFDGITFAHDYPSEAAVDAAMAHALAAGAVLRRPARTVFWGGYSGFVADPDGHLWELVYNPFL
- a CDS encoding methyl-accepting chemotaxis protein codes for the protein MNRLTVSLTLRITIAVLVAGILVQLGIGAWTSWQSTRTAARIETVSRATAQMFQALPNLRIDRSSTVRAIKATEGLDGFVKQVRDARSAEMPAIEAAIATLEGADLPDGAQLAKALRGALDTLKALQAKTEDAFKQDKASRQASLADDYTKAATAMIDQLSSASSRIAEEVRLADGLIDRLLDIKALAWVMRNTAGDASGLTANALGPIGVPDNVLETYFTHMASAQVAFKSIKDMASGVDLPPAFAEAVAAADRDYFTSGAIERQTKLLQTIIAGEKADTDTLGWSNYNAPRLMSLLNVANVALSIAETKAVEANTAATLSLWTNLGLFVGALALAIGIAIVVQRRIIHPLGVIGERMMALSRGEFSIEAPYTERGDEIGALGKTMAVFRDSMQETERLRAERADQERLDQERRAADMNALALRFDEAVGDIVTMVASASTELQLSAKSLTSLADSTQNQSASVAAAAEQASANVASVASATEELSSSVSEIARQVERSSEIASKAVSEAEHTNDMVKGLAAAAEKIGAVVELINSIAGQTNLLALNATIEAARAGEAGKGFAVVAAEVKQLADQTAKATAEIGAQIGAIQTATTEAADAIHGIGNTIETMNDIAKSITGAVEGQNAATVEIARNVQEAAIGTGTVSHSITSVTMAASESSGAATQVLASASELSRNAERLRHELATFLGSIRAA